The following proteins come from a genomic window of Nitrospiraceae bacterium:
- a CDS encoding prohibitin family protein, whose protein sequence is MSRHITYALMLVTIPLLLLSSACAGTSVQPGQRGLMWRPFSEGLSTEPLKDGFYWRAPWNDVYLYDVRWQSFTEGIDALSADDLQVIVKAAIILRPIPEEVYFLAHEVGPDFYPRIVKPEFLAAVRSVVSGYNMVTVPEKSSEIASKVQAVVVEKLKGRHLAIQSVALADVDFPQIVLSAIEQKQAKEQEKEQKEFELTIAMKDAEIARTRAKGEGDSIRIRAEGEAEGLRIRAIGQAKAQETITKTLTPDYLRYKLYDSPNSKLVLLPDKLNVPILVNPGSDQPHQLIQTDAHSR, encoded by the coding sequence ATGTCTCGTCACATTACATATGCATTGATGCTGGTGACCATTCCTTTGCTGTTGCTAAGCAGTGCCTGCGCAGGAACGAGTGTTCAACCCGGCCAGCGTGGTCTCATGTGGCGTCCGTTTTCCGAAGGTCTTTCCACCGAACCTCTCAAGGATGGGTTCTACTGGAGGGCGCCCTGGAACGATGTCTACCTCTATGACGTTCGGTGGCAAAGCTTTACCGAAGGCATCGACGCCCTCAGCGCCGATGACCTTCAAGTCATCGTCAAGGCTGCGATCATTCTGAGGCCGATTCCTGAAGAAGTGTACTTTCTCGCGCACGAGGTGGGCCCGGATTTCTACCCTCGAATCGTGAAGCCGGAATTTTTGGCTGCAGTCCGGAGCGTAGTCTCCGGTTACAACATGGTCACGGTTCCGGAAAAGAGTTCCGAGATCGCCAGCAAAGTTCAGGCTGTCGTGGTTGAGAAATTGAAGGGCCGTCACCTTGCAATCCAAAGCGTCGCATTGGCGGACGTCGACTTTCCGCAGATCGTCTTAAGCGCCATTGAGCAGAAACAAGCCAAGGAGCAGGAAAAAGAACAGAAGGAATTTGAGCTGACGATCGCCATGAAGGATGCCGAGATTGCCAGGACTCGAGCCAAAGGTGAGGGAGATTCGATTCGGATTCGAGCCGAAGGCGAGGCAGAAGGATTGCGCATTCGGGCCATCGGACAGGCCAAAGCGCAGGAAACCATCACGAAAACGTTGACGCCCGACTATCTCCGCTACAAGTTGTACGACAGCCCAAACTCAAAACTGGTGCTATTGCCGGACAAACTCAACGTCCCGATCCTGGTCAACCCCGGTTCGGATCAGCCTCACCAGCTCATCCAGACGGACGCCCATTCCCGCTGA
- a CDS encoding ATP-binding protein: MRWLLQFLSNLPIARKLFLVSVIPILAVMVLSTLTYRSVVTFSEDEGELNKIYLAQRLAAEYLRLVVDLETGFRGFVLTRQEKYLYPYRTAQDHIINLGASLEEKVEHNQEQRAHIAKVEELVKQFMGEKEELIKAVKSGLTENALRHIEEGRGREMMLKIRGEMAYFDRLGQEELIARLSKLSQDRNTMLAVILGGGGLALVLMIATLRLIARSITGPLAMLAKVVGSSPAGMVPTVPVMDRKDEIGNLTQVMHAMSAQIRDHLAVVEKSETELRALNQDLSASESKYRSLVDHAPFGIFTTKGMAMVFSNRYNTTLAGLNPDEEADPEAIRSAFHPEDRDRVLAEFAKAVREGRPYETVFRFLHKDGTVRKVLSRRIPIKDADGQVVMYQGFNIDITALDQMQTRLSRSERLATLGQVAAGIAHEIRNPLVGIGSTTSLLVEETDSKDPRRSDLEVILRETRRLDRIVNQIIEYARPRELAPVLFSCSDLVEEVLKLLDVPLSKKALTVTCAVSAALPKVYADRDQIKQVLLNVFQNAIEASEERGGLSVAACPFARNLDPGLAITVTDQGPGISSEDLPHVFEPFFTRGKHRGTGLGLAICRNIVDAHGGDIQLMSDKGKGTTARLWLPLRQQPRLIEV; encoded by the coding sequence ATGCGCTGGCTTCTCCAATTCCTCAGTAATCTGCCGATTGCCCGCAAATTGTTTCTTGTCTCAGTGATCCCTATCTTGGCCGTGATGGTGCTGAGCACTCTCACGTATCGGAGTGTCGTCACCTTTTCCGAGGATGAAGGAGAGCTCAACAAAATCTATCTCGCACAACGGTTGGCGGCGGAGTACTTGCGTTTGGTCGTGGATCTTGAAACAGGATTCCGTGGTTTTGTGCTGACGAGACAAGAGAAGTATCTCTATCCCTATCGAACAGCCCAGGATCACATCATCAATCTTGGGGCCTCCTTGGAAGAAAAGGTTGAGCATAATCAGGAACAGCGGGCTCACATCGCGAAGGTCGAGGAATTGGTCAAGCAGTTCATGGGGGAGAAAGAAGAACTTATCAAAGCCGTAAAGTCCGGACTCACCGAAAACGCTCTTCGCCACATCGAGGAGGGGCGTGGCCGAGAGATGATGCTGAAGATTCGCGGTGAGATGGCCTACTTCGACCGTCTCGGGCAGGAAGAACTGATCGCGCGATTGTCAAAACTGTCGCAGGATCGAAATACCATGCTGGCCGTCATACTCGGAGGGGGAGGGCTCGCACTCGTGCTGATGATCGCCACCCTTCGCCTCATTGCGCGGTCGATTACAGGTCCCCTGGCGATGCTGGCGAAGGTTGTCGGTTCGTCGCCGGCCGGAATGGTTCCTACTGTGCCGGTGATGGATCGGAAGGACGAGATCGGCAATCTGACCCAAGTCATGCATGCCATGAGCGCGCAGATCAGGGATCACCTTGCCGTGGTCGAGAAATCGGAAACCGAACTACGCGCGTTGAATCAGGACCTGTCTGCCTCCGAATCCAAGTATCGGAGCCTGGTCGATCATGCGCCGTTCGGCATCTTCACGACAAAGGGCATGGCCATGGTATTCAGCAACCGATATAACACGACATTGGCGGGCCTCAACCCGGATGAAGAAGCCGATCCCGAGGCGATTCGTAGCGCGTTTCATCCTGAAGACAGGGATCGGGTCCTTGCAGAGTTTGCCAAGGCCGTCAGGGAGGGCCGACCGTATGAAACAGTCTTCCGGTTTCTTCATAAGGACGGAACGGTGAGGAAAGTGTTGAGCCGGCGCATTCCAATTAAGGATGCCGACGGGCAGGTTGTGATGTATCAGGGGTTTAATATCGACATTACCGCGTTGGATCAGATGCAAACACGACTGAGCCGCTCAGAACGGCTTGCGACCCTTGGTCAGGTCGCGGCCGGAATCGCCCATGAGATTCGAAACCCGCTCGTGGGAATCGGATCGACCACATCGCTACTGGTTGAAGAAACCGACAGCAAAGATCCTCGACGTTCTGATCTGGAAGTCATCCTGAGAGAAACACGGCGATTGGATCGGATCGTGAATCAGATCATTGAGTATGCAAGGCCTCGCGAGCTAGCTCCCGTACTGTTCTCTTGTTCCGACTTGGTAGAGGAAGTGTTGAAATTGCTCGATGTGCCTCTCTCAAAGAAAGCGTTGACGGTCACTTGTGCGGTTTCCGCTGCTTTACCTAAGGTTTATGCTGATCGAGATCAAATCAAGCAGGTGTTGTTGAATGTGTTCCAGAATGCCATTGAGGCCTCTGAAGAGCGGGGCGGGCTCAGCGTCGCGGCGTGTCCGTTCGCAAGAAACCTGGACCCCGGCCTTGCGATCACCGTGACGGATCAGGGGCCCGGCATATCGTCAGAGGATCTTCCGCACGTGTTCGAGCCGTTCTTCACGCGGGGAAAGCACCGGGGGACTGGACTCGGCCTGGCCATTTGCCGAAATATCGTCGATGCTCATGGCGGCGACATCCAGTTGATGAGCGACAAGGGCAAGGGAACGACGGCTCGGCTCTGGCTTCCTCTTCGACAACAACCCAGATTGATCGAGGTTTAG
- a CDS encoding ATP-binding protein, whose translation MTSKIKRFNGVLAWVMVSGIVLVALTIAAVNLLDRLVIEQAAAQNLHAEFLRAAGSVSRIIGKSGNIHDLDALREAFQDIFELRPGIHRLSVYEITPVSTRLILSSDPEAVPDTLSLHEQTELTAGRSVAHFDDSLVDRAWLITAPIRLNGQIVGALRGRYSVWKYDHLIRQEGRLAKDVGIAAVTITCLVFLLLIRMKVHQPIRQLLQAMRRAEGGDLTSQAPLVGPSDLQDVAGQFNRMLGRVREALAVKEALLGEIQGFNDMLKRRVAETKEELHRANSMLVEARIQTERAEKLAALGELSAVMAHELGNPLNAISGHLQLLSKQADRQERYRHLTIIRSEIDRMVTIIQHILESTRLQVRSAAVDLNEVIRGVEGLIAPSLSGKRIVFKMDLAAPLPSVGGDQRALHGMIFNLVTNAIQAMPDGGELTVKTLYAIDERIQGTIVLRGDAALKRGAVRLILQDTGCGIPSDHVAKIFEPFFTTRHNRGGTGLGLAICHRVVSSVGGRMAVHSVVGQGTCFTIDLPVWDDSRTGDQHHES comes from the coding sequence ATGACGAGCAAGATCAAACGGTTCAACGGGGTGTTGGCCTGGGTCATGGTCTCGGGGATCGTCCTCGTAGCCCTGACGATCGCGGCGGTGAATCTGCTCGACCGGCTGGTCATCGAGCAGGCCGCCGCCCAAAATCTTCACGCCGAGTTTCTTCGTGCCGCAGGTTCCGTGAGCCGCATCATCGGAAAATCAGGAAACATCCATGACCTCGACGCACTGCGGGAAGCATTCCAAGACATCTTCGAACTCAGGCCCGGCATCCATCGACTCTCGGTCTATGAGATCACGCCGGTCTCCACACGGTTGATCCTGAGCAGCGATCCAGAGGCCGTTCCCGATACCCTCAGCCTGCACGAACAAACAGAACTTACGGCCGGCCGCTCCGTGGCACATTTCGATGACTCCTTGGTCGACCGGGCCTGGCTCATCACGGCTCCGATCCGGCTGAACGGTCAGATTGTGGGCGCATTACGCGGCCGCTATTCAGTGTGGAAATATGATCACTTGATACGGCAAGAAGGGCGATTGGCCAAAGATGTCGGCATAGCCGCAGTGACCATCACCTGCCTGGTCTTCCTTCTGCTCATCCGGATGAAAGTCCACCAACCGATCCGCCAGCTCTTGCAAGCCATGCGACGCGCTGAGGGAGGAGATTTGACGAGCCAGGCTCCTCTCGTCGGACCATCCGACCTCCAAGACGTTGCCGGCCAGTTCAACCGAATGCTCGGTCGAGTCAGGGAGGCCCTTGCCGTCAAGGAGGCATTGCTAGGAGAGATCCAAGGGTTCAACGACATGTTAAAGAGACGAGTGGCCGAGACGAAGGAGGAATTGCACCGGGCCAACTCGATGTTGGTCGAAGCGCGTATCCAAACCGAGCGCGCCGAAAAATTAGCGGCGTTGGGGGAACTGTCCGCCGTGATGGCACACGAATTGGGAAACCCGCTGAATGCAATATCCGGCCACCTCCAGTTGTTATCGAAACAAGCGGATCGTCAGGAGCGTTATCGGCATTTGACCATCATTCGTTCTGAGATTGATCGGATGGTGACCATCATACAGCACATTCTTGAATCGACCAGGCTGCAGGTACGATCAGCTGCAGTCGACCTCAACGAGGTTATTCGAGGAGTCGAGGGTTTGATCGCACCAAGCCTGTCCGGAAAACGCATTGTGTTCAAGATGGACCTGGCAGCGCCGCTGCCCTCCGTTGGCGGGGATCAACGAGCACTCCACGGTATGATCTTCAATCTGGTGACCAATGCCATACAAGCTATGCCTGACGGTGGAGAATTGACAGTAAAGACCCTCTATGCCATTGATGAACGGATACAAGGGACGATCGTCCTTCGCGGAGACGCAGCGTTAAAGAGAGGCGCCGTCCGTCTGATCCTACAAGATACCGGCTGCGGGATCCCATCCGATCATGTGGCAAAGATATTCGAACCGTTTTTCACCACACGGCATAATCGCGGCGGGACTGGGTTGGGGTTAGCGATCTGCCATCGAGTGGTGTCGTCAGTCGGGGGGAGGATGGCCGTGCACAGTGTCGTTGGCCAGGGCACCTGCTTCACTATTGATCTGCCGGTATGGGATGATTCTCGCACAGGAGACCAGCACCATGAGTCGTGA
- a CDS encoding response regulator has translation MDGYGKRVLVVDDDEEARQFLADLLQQAKYNVHLAADGLEALHEMKKRHFDAVLTDYYMPRMNGMEFLVLSQVVWPNTPVILLSGDTEDLVDHAAERGAFSCVRKPYNTQHVLSVLRSATLQTPEDRWKQTIARVS, from the coding sequence ATGGATGGATATGGCAAGCGGGTTCTTGTCGTGGACGACGACGAAGAGGCCCGGCAGTTTCTCGCCGATTTGCTTCAGCAGGCGAAGTATAACGTCCATCTTGCCGCTGACGGGCTTGAGGCTTTGCACGAGATGAAAAAAAGACACTTTGATGCGGTACTTACGGACTATTACATGCCGCGGATGAACGGGATGGAATTCTTGGTCCTCAGCCAAGTGGTCTGGCCGAATACCCCGGTCATTCTTCTCTCCGGTGATACCGAAGACCTCGTCGATCACGCAGCCGAACGGGGAGCGTTCTCATGCGTCCGCAAACCGTATAACACCCAACATGTACTCAGCGTGCTTCGTTCGGCAACGCTGCAAACGCCCGAAGATCGTTGGAAGCAGACGATCGCTCGCGTGTCCTGA
- a CDS encoding sugar phosphate nucleotidyltransferase produces MNTTMGSLWGIVLAGGDGLRLKEFVREHTGTEAPKQFCALIGTRTMLERTVRRARLLIPSERLVVVGTAHHRRYMFQSFGKKPPGSVLFQPLNRDTAPGILFPLVHILRRDPYALVAIFPSDHFVLPGRRLMRAVGEATDFLVRTRSDSPIVLAVEPTSPEVEYGWMKLGPSILSDGPTSICHVDRFVEKPSEEAADVMLQDGWLWNTMVFVSRAASLMELFREAVPDLVAYFEMLQRYVGDAQEHEIANEVYRMIPTVNFAATVLARQFSRLLVLPTTHVQWSDWGKKERILQAMFDLGQRRYPSVAAARAGLVFSTSARDIENSIDRNRSWPSLSASA; encoded by the coding sequence GTGAACACCACAATGGGATCACTATGGGGAATCGTATTAGCTGGTGGGGATGGACTGCGACTCAAAGAATTTGTTCGCGAGCACACAGGTACTGAAGCGCCTAAACAGTTCTGTGCCTTGATCGGCACGCGAACCATGCTGGAGCGCACCGTACGACGAGCACGGTTGCTCATCCCATCGGAACGGCTCGTGGTTGTTGGCACAGCTCATCATCGACGATATATGTTTCAAAGTTTCGGCAAGAAGCCTCCCGGCTCGGTATTGTTTCAGCCGCTTAACCGAGATACGGCACCGGGCATTCTCTTCCCTCTTGTGCATATTCTTCGAAGAGATCCCTATGCACTGGTCGCCATTTTTCCATCCGATCATTTTGTATTACCGGGCCGACGTCTGATGCGCGCTGTGGGCGAAGCAACGGATTTTCTGGTACGCACTCGTTCCGACTCCCCTATCGTGCTGGCCGTTGAACCAACATCTCCGGAAGTGGAGTACGGTTGGATGAAGCTCGGCCCATCGATCTTGTCGGATGGACCGACATCGATCTGCCATGTCGATCGATTCGTGGAGAAACCCTCTGAGGAAGCGGCTGATGTCATGCTGCAAGACGGTTGGCTTTGGAACACGATGGTATTCGTGTCGCGGGCTGCCTCACTCATGGAGTTATTTCGAGAAGCAGTGCCGGATTTGGTCGCCTACTTCGAAATGCTTCAGCGGTATGTCGGAGACGCCCAGGAACATGAGATCGCCAATGAAGTGTATCGCATGATTCCCACTGTAAATTTCGCGGCGACGGTTCTCGCGCGCCAATTCTCGCGCCTGCTCGTGCTACCGACCACGCATGTTCAATGGAGCGATTGGGGAAAGAAGGAACGGATTCTCCAAGCCATGTTTGACCTCGGCCAACGTAGGTACCCGTCGGTCGCCGCTGCTCGCGCGGGTTTGGTTTTCTCGACGAGTGCCCGTGACATCGAGAACAGCATCGATCGCAACCGTTCCTGGCCGAGTTTGTCCGCCAGCGCGTGA
- a CDS encoding sigma-54 dependent transcriptional regulator → MSRDHRLLIVDDDTRSREMLAEALRQANFEIELACDGEEAIDKAGHSEFDAVFSDIKMAGVSGMEVLETFRTVAPETPVILMTAFGSVETAIQAMKQGAFDYITKPVNLDELILVAHRAVEHCRLVRDHRHLQKVFSERPRAASTIGQSRKMVEVFKVVGKVARSRTAVLIHGESGTGKELIARAIHDNSPRAARPFVAVNCSAIPDSLLESELFGHVKGSYTGAHASRRGLLEESSGGTFFLDEVGDLSQAGQAKLLRALQEGEIRRVGSNEAVPVDLRVIAASRRSLHQLVNMGRFREDLLYRLNTVTITLPPLRERPEDIPLLAEFFLARHSTEKQAETASLSPGAMQALLHYPWPGNVRELEHVIERAVALATHTVLSLDDLPAEIRNGEGSRTDQLENLPGTLSALQREHVLKVLDSTGGNKEQAARLLGISRRTLYRCLDRYGMGKDSSSSTSEPLDSATS, encoded by the coding sequence ATGAGTCGTGATCACCGTCTTCTCATCGTGGACGACGACACCCGCAGCCGGGAAATGCTGGCGGAAGCGCTTCGGCAGGCCAATTTCGAGATTGAACTGGCCTGTGACGGAGAGGAAGCGATCGATAAAGCGGGACACAGCGAATTCGACGCGGTCTTCAGCGACATCAAAATGGCTGGGGTTTCCGGCATGGAGGTGCTGGAGACGTTTCGGACCGTAGCCCCTGAGACGCCCGTGATCCTGATGACCGCCTTTGGGTCTGTGGAGACTGCGATTCAGGCTATGAAACAAGGCGCGTTCGATTACATCACGAAGCCAGTGAACCTCGATGAGCTCATCCTGGTGGCTCATCGCGCGGTCGAACATTGTCGGCTCGTCCGCGATCATCGTCATCTACAAAAGGTGTTCAGTGAACGCCCGCGGGCAGCCTCTACGATCGGGCAGAGCCGCAAGATGGTGGAGGTGTTTAAAGTCGTTGGAAAGGTTGCCCGCAGCCGGACAGCGGTGTTGATTCACGGCGAGAGTGGGACAGGGAAGGAACTGATCGCCCGGGCGATCCATGACAACAGCCCCCGTGCAGCTCGGCCTTTTGTCGCTGTCAATTGCAGCGCCATCCCGGACTCACTGTTGGAGAGCGAACTGTTCGGTCACGTGAAGGGGTCTTATACGGGCGCCCACGCCTCCCGAAGAGGGTTGCTGGAGGAATCCAGCGGCGGCACGTTCTTTCTTGACGAAGTGGGGGACCTGTCCCAGGCCGGCCAGGCTAAATTGTTACGCGCCCTTCAAGAGGGAGAAATCAGGCGAGTCGGAAGCAACGAAGCCGTTCCCGTAGACCTTCGGGTCATTGCGGCCTCGCGGCGCAGTCTTCATCAACTGGTCAACATGGGACGATTCCGCGAGGATCTCCTCTATCGCTTGAATACCGTCACCATTACGTTGCCTCCGCTCAGAGAGCGACCGGAGGATATTCCCTTGCTCGCCGAGTTCTTTCTTGCTCGTCATAGTACAGAGAAGCAGGCCGAGACTGCTTCTCTGTCTCCCGGTGCGATGCAGGCCCTGCTCCACTATCCTTGGCCCGGCAACGTGCGCGAACTGGAGCACGTCATCGAACGGGCCGTGGCGCTGGCCACCCACACGGTGTTGTCTTTGGATGATCTCCCTGCTGAAATTCGCAACGGTGAAGGCAGCCGCACGGATCAGTTGGAGAATTTGCCAGGCACACTGAGCGCTCTCCAACGCGAGCACGTACTCAAAGTTTTAGATTCAACTGGAGGCAACAAAGAACAGGCCGCTCGCTTGCTTGGCATCAGTAGGCGAACGCTCTACCGTTGCCTTGATCGATACGGGATGGGCAAAGACTCCTCGTCATCCACCTCGGAACCCCTCGACTCGGCTACCTCGTAG
- a CDS encoding response regulator, whose amino-acid sequence MPKLLLLTDSPGEAELFCDALTVVWERLESPPSSPQPAIDVQHTAECALESLRKQLALGAHSLPDLIVLDLNLPGATSLSCLRELRNDFRLANLPVVVMARSDAQPSMRTLYGLGVVGYLVKPRCFSDLITMVRKICQTWLPKNPRQEICLSDGEQNL is encoded by the coding sequence ATGCCGAAGCTCCTTCTTCTCACAGATAGTCCAGGGGAAGCAGAGCTATTTTGTGACGCACTCACGGTTGTATGGGAAAGACTCGAATCTCCGCCAAGTTCCCCACAGCCAGCTATTGATGTGCAGCATACAGCTGAGTGTGCCCTGGAGAGTTTGAGGAAACAACTTGCCCTCGGGGCTCATAGCCTTCCAGATCTGATTGTGCTCGACCTGAATCTTCCCGGAGCGACCAGCCTATCCTGCTTGCGGGAATTGCGAAATGATTTCCGCCTGGCGAACCTGCCCGTCGTCGTCATGGCCCGGTCTGATGCCCAGCCGAGCATGCGGACCCTCTACGGACTTGGCGTGGTCGGCTATCTCGTCAAACCACGGTGTTTTTCTGATTTGATCACCATGGTGCGCAAGATTTGCCAAACCTGGCTTCCCAAGAATCCTCGTCAGGAAATCTGCTTGTCGGATGGGGAGCAGAATTTATGA